The genomic stretch GTGACCAAACTCTGCCGGAGGTTGACATTCCTGTCAGATGTTCTATAGAATTGATATGATTGCATTTGTTGTTCATTGAGCTCCTGAGCTATTAGCACTATAGTATCTACTGGTACTATGTTTGAGGAAAGCTCAGGGAATCTCCTCGTAATTCATCGTTGatttacatacatacatacctacTAGGAGTCTAGGCCGCTGGTGCGGCCTCCCACCCTTGATAAGAAGCTAAACTAAATTAAATGAGACTAAACTCgcagtggaggaagcacATGACCTTCGATTACACTACCGTACCTAAATTACTAAAATTACCTAAATCAATTGCCTACCTTATCTAAATAGGCAGGGCAATCGATTCAAAAGATCTAGAAACCTAGGCATTGCAGCGTATTAAAATGATCTAGGAATCTAAGCAACACAGCGCGTAACGGTCAAATGATCGAGAGAACTAGGCCATACAATCGATTTAGATGACCTAGGAATCTAGGCAATGCAGCGCATTTCTAGAATGATTAAGTAAGATAAAGCAGCCAGTAATGTCCCGGATGAATGTTCAACCAATGAAAAGCTAGATGGATGGCCAAAACCTCAACCAATCAGAATGTAGAAGGTGAAAACACgtcctgtacggagtactccgcATGTTGCTAGCTTCGCTTCGCTCAGCTGCACAATAAGAAGTATCCGCCAGCAACGCCGTCAGGCTATAGCAGCGCGTTGCTGGGGGTTAGTAAGATAAGGTAAGATAGCAGAATACCCGCACGCGGGAAGACTAACCAACTACCACTTCTGGCCACGTAGAATGATATTCATTTTTGCGTATACGCTAATGTAAGTTTGAAAGATCATTTCCATGTTGTTGCCAAGGCTAAGTATTATTGGCTATTAGGTCAGCATCTAGCAGCTTCAAACcaattatatttatttaacCCTACAGCAGGTATAGCATTTTCAAACTTACACTAGTGCTTTTTATTTATCAAATATCAATCTATGTGGCTAGAAGGTGTAATGAGAAGTCACACAACCGCGGATAAAACGTTCACACTCACAAACATGTAGTAGATGTAGGTGGGAAGATAAGATAAATCCTCACAGCTTTACACAGTTTGTATTTTAAATGTACCTACTCTGTACGTAttttatttccccctcaTGTCATGCGGTTCCCCAGTGATGTCATCTGTCCGCCCACCCCCAAGAATTTAGAGTAACTTTAACAAACCAGCAAAGCAACCGAACTCCGGATCCATGCCGATCCCTTATCTTTCATACTCCCCTTACTCCATTCCTCCTGTCAACAGCCCCCCTTGATAGTTGATTCGCCTTTCATAATTCGACCTAGTGCTTGACTTTGTTCGCTACAAAcgttcttctttctccatccgacGGACCTTCCCATGGCTGTTCATCCCTCATGGATTCGAATTCTAGTACGAGTCTGAccctggagaagatgggcAACATACCCACAGTGCAAGAGGTCAACGACGATGAAGTCTTTCCCGACATGCGGATGAGCACCAAGACAACCCAGAACATAGAGTCGCCCTTGTTACAGCTCCCGACCGAACTTTTACATTCTGTACtatcttatctttcggcACAAGACCTCGTTCGTGTGTCGGCCACCTGTCGTTGTTTGGCCGAACACACGGCTAACGATCTGCTATGGGCCAACGTGGTCAACTCCTACCTGCCGGAGAAAATTCACGACCCGGGACCATTTGACTCCTTTCGCAGCCTCTATATCGCGTACCATCCTTGCTGGTTCATCCCCCAGAAAAAGATCTGGTTTTCAGATACTGAGCACACGGGCAATCTAATCCTGGCCCGTTACGATCACCGTCGAGGCGTTATCGAAGCGTATCGGGTTATTGCAGAACGGCGTTCACCCTCACACAAGTTCCAGATTTGGGAATGGAATCCAGACGTTATCATCCAAACCTTTCATCCGAAACCTAGCCTTTGGCTAGACAGTCCTATATTACTCTTGAGGAACCATGATGGTGAACGGCAGTATCTGCGCGGAGAAATCCGCATGCCCTTGCCGTTGGAATCACAGCAGGTATTTAATTCCTTGTCATTTTGCCCCAAGGGGCCTCCTTCAGATCCCGACCCATATAAGCAATGGCCGCCACCCATTGTACCCAGTCGAAATCGCGTATCTCGGAGCACCGAACCGCATGGCTCAGAATGGGAGCGTAATACTGGACTTCTGGAAATAATGTCGGAAGATGCATTTCGCATTAGAAGATGGGCGCATTTCCGTCTGGGTATGCCGATGTTTGCTGCCGGCCGAAGCGAGACCTTATCGACCTATGCGACACTTGATCCACACCTATATACGCCTACCAGGCAAAAGCCCTACCAGGGTATATGGATTGGAGACTACTCCGCTCACGGATGTGAATTCATGCTTTTCTTGCAACGAGACAGTGAAGAAGGGCCTGACGATACGCCCGAGGAGGGCGAGTCGGAGTTCCTTCATGATGGCATTATCCAGAAAGGTAGCCTCGAGGCTATCAAACTAACCGGAGACCCCAATGTCCCTCGAGGCGAGCTCTCATTCATTTCGGATGATATCGGGCCTAAGGGTTTTGTCCGTGTCGCAGATGAATCGCTCTTCCGAGGGGCGAGGATTGTGCGTAGTCGAGGACATGTAGCGGGTATCGGGTTTAGAGACGGTAAGCTGAACCGAATTGCATGCCCTGTTGTAGCATGTTTTGACTTGAAACTTAGATTCATTCATCGCCTCGCAACTCATTCTCATATCACCTGATTGTATAGCTCACTATTGGGAGACCATGGGGCATATCTCGTATTTCCGCCGCCTCGACATAGACGGACTTATTCGGATATGAGCGGATGTGTGATGATCCTTACGATGTAACGATTCGTGCCTATTATTTGCTCTCCTCCTTGAGAGATAATGATTCAAATACATGTATGGCGGTTGTGTACACACTGTCTAGATGACATAACCATGGCTGGCGCGTCAAAACACCCTTGGTGGACACGTATTAGGCCAATTCTGATGACTTGAGTGAACCTCCAGGTTGATTAAGGCGGCTTCCGAACTATACCTCGTGGGGTCCGTGCACGGGAGACCAACCAGGGATGGTAAAATTGAAGAACCGTGATGGGAACCACGAATCCAAGGATCCCTATACTGGCGGTTCCAACCCACGCCCTGCGACACTATTTTGTTACTTAGTATCGCCTGCTAGACCCACACGAGCTGTATGAAAGCTGTCCGAGCCCGTAGACTAAGCGGACACACTGCAAGGTAAGGGGGAAAAGCATATCATTCCCCGGACAGCGCGTGGAGACAAGGCAGCTTGAAGTACCAGGGCCGGCAACCTTATGTACAAGCGAGTATACTCGGGAGAGCAGAATGGGAACTCATGTAAAGCGAATATAATACCAAACTGAAACCAAGATATACAGTCAAGGTGAGAGTCCTAACGCCACGGTCCCCAATACCGGACCTGATAAAGGACAAGGTAATCATCAATCGTAATCCAAGCCGCTATGCAGGACGCCAAAATACCAGTCACGACGGCTctcttgatatttttttaCAAGACACGCACTCTCTCGACATGATGTCCCAAGCGGGTAATAATGTATGTCCTCCTATTTATTCTTCTGGCGAACTCGATTCCCAGGCTGACTTAGGGAAAACCCAGAGCGCGCCTCGGTATCAATTCAATCCCCACCCAAAGCGTCGCTCCGATTTATCCGGATAACCCGGGGTGTATAATTCACCGCCTGCGCTCGAAATAGCTGGTGGAACCCAGGACGGCAACGGACTGATCCATCACCCACTCGCCAACGCCGAGGTAGCTATCGATCCATTTCTTGAAGTCTTTGTTGTCGGTGATTTTGTCGGAGTCGAGACTGGGGCTGTGAAGATCCCCACGCGGTTCCCCCGAAGGGGCGCGGGGTGACAGAG from Aspergillus oryzae RIB40 DNA, chromosome 1 encodes the following:
- a CDS encoding F-box protein (predicted protein); amino-acid sequence: MDSNSSTSLTLEKMGNIPTVQEVNDDEVFPDMRMSTKTTQNIESPLLQLPTELLHSVLSYLSAQDLVRVSATCRCLAEHTANDLLWANVVNSYLPEKIHDPGPFDSFRSLYIAYHPCWFIPQKKIWFSDTEHTGNLILARYDHRRGVIEAYRVIAERRSPSHKFQIWEWNPDVIIQTFHPKPSLWLDSPILLLRNHDGERQYLRGEIRMPLPLESQQVFNSLSFCPKGPPSDPDPYKQWPPPIVPSRNRVSRSTEPHGSEWERNTGLLEIMSEDAFRIRRWAHFRLGMPMFAAGRSETLSTYATLDPHLYTPTRQKPYQGIWIGDYSAHGCEFMLFLQRDSEEGPDDTPEEGESEFLHDGIIQKGSLEAIKLTGDPNVPRGELSFISDDIGPKGFVRVADESLFRGARIVRSRGHVAGIGFRDGKLNRIACPVVACFDLKLRFIHRLATHSHIT